A genomic stretch from Lathyrus oleraceus cultivar Zhongwan6 chromosome 2, CAAS_Psat_ZW6_1.0, whole genome shotgun sequence includes:
- the LOC127121158 gene encoding uncharacterized protein LOC127121158 isoform X1: MKVSVDLVLDTDALLPLPDVVSETTLMRDAVGSFVGWPSDLIFPDAETPTRPTHKAGKGISRRIESVASQKEVPSRMLKKAGKDIPTKSGTKTNPKSQKEVPGQMLDKASKEIPTTSGTKSQIMMRLEKMVEESDIMHDAIRSVDMDEGVFGIAHSELIAKEDMQQLFEHEELGIAVIHTYIWYSDQSIIYLVEQFIYTFQ; encoded by the exons atgaaagtttcggttgaccttgtattagatacggacgcgcttctaccattacctgacgttgtttcagagacaacgttgatgcgagatgcagtcggatcctttgttggatggccgtcagatctaattttcccagatgccgag actcctacaagacccacacataaagctggtaaagggatttcaagacgcatcgagtcggttgcatctcaaaaagag GTTCCCAgtcgaatgttgaaaaaagctggtaaggatattccaacgaagtccgggacaaaaacaaatcctaaatctcaaaaagag gttcccggtcaaatgttggacaaagctagtaaggaaattccaacgacgtccgggacaaaatctcaaattatgatgcgtcttgagaaaatggtggaagagtcagatattatgcacgacgccatccgtagtgtagatatggatgaaggtgttttcggaattgctcattccgaattaattgcaaaggaggacatgcaacaactttttgaacacgaagaattgggcatcgctgtcattcatacatacatatggtactccgatcaatctattatttacttagttgaacaatttatttacacatttcaatga
- the LOC127121158 gene encoding uncharacterized protein LOC127121158 isoform X2 — MKVSVDLVLDTDALLPLPDVVSETTLMRDAVGSFVGWPSDLIFPDAETPTRPTHKAGKGISRRIESVASQKEVPGRMLKKAGKDIPTKSGTKTNPKSQKEVPGQMLDKASKEIPTTSGTKSQIMMRLEKMVEESDIMHDAIRSVDMDEGVFGIAHSELIAKEDMQQLFEHEELGIAVIHTYIWYSDQSIIYLVEQFIYTFQ; from the exons atgaaagtttcggttgaccttgtattagatacggacgcgcttctaccattacctgacgttgtttcagagacaacgttgatgcgagatgcagtcggatcctttgttggatggccgtcagatctaattttcccagatgccgag actcctacaagacccacacataaagctggtaaagggatttcaagacgcatcgagtcggttgcatctcaaaaagag gttcccggtcgaatgttgaaaaaagctggtaaggatattccaacgaagtccgggacaaaaacaaatcctaaatctcaaaaagag gttcccggtcaaatgttggacaaagctagtaaggaaattccaacgacgtccgggacaaaatctcaaattatgatgcgtcttgagaaaatggtggaagagtcagatattatgcacgacgccatccgtagtgtagatatggatgaaggtgttttcggaattgctcattccgaattaattgcaaaggaggacatgcaacaactttttgaacacgaagaattgggcatcgctgtcattcatacatacatatggtactccgatcaatctattatttacttagttgaacaatttatttacacatttcaatga